In Theileria annulata chromosome 3, complete sequence, *** SEQUENCING IN PROGRESS ***, the sequence TGATGCACCAGTTTGCACAAAATTCTAACATTGCACACAAACAGGTAAGACCAGGGGTCAACCAACCAAGGCTCCACTAAGGTACCAGAGATGATTCAAATATATCCAGAGTAGCAGACTTAAGACTGATGTTGGCCAAAAGTACCAAGAGCTGAGGTCCAATGAGTAACTGACTACTCTATAACATAATAGTACCAAGGTACCTAGACTAATATACTAACTctatatagtatatagtagttaagtaaCTGAAGTGACTGTCTATAACTAATCTACTAACTCTATTACTAAAAGTAATGTATATGATGCACCCAGATACTGAGGTGAAACTGATTGAGGTCAGTACCTATAACAGTAAGAGTGACTAAAGGACTACTCAAGTAGCACACTTAACTACCTAGGTACTAGAACTACTAACTATAGTATGTATCTACTAAGGGACTACCTCAAATAGTGAAATAAGAGTCATCAGAAGGAATACAATTTTGAgagaaaatattaatgaatgtGATAGTGAATGATGGTGTGTgtgaattaaaatagttaGTGTAATGAGagttattttacaatgTGATCACATTTGAGGACTGCATTAGTATTAAGATCCAGATCGAGgattatatataaacatGTGTGAATTTATTTGGTATTAGTGTGATAGTGATACTAACTTTGAGCAACACTCTGAGTGTTTCCGTTGAAGGAGAGGTTGGTTGTGGCTAGATCAGATGCAGGAGTGGACTCAGATCCCGGATGaggtttaaaatttagtttCTTAAAATGTCCTGACTGGTTCTTCACGAAGAACTTGTTTGATACAAAACCGAGTGAAAATGACTTCAACGATGAAAACTTGGGATCGTCACTATGTTTCCAAACCTCAGCATTTCCAAACAAGACCTTCTTACATTTGATTCCGTCTTTGAACTTTAATCTATAAAAGAAGTCTACTATTGTAACTGTATAGTCTGTCTTAGTGAGAGGAGTATCATTGTCATTGAGGAACTTGAGTTTAGTAACATCATACCTCTTAGAAGTTACATCCTTCCACTCATTTCCAACTAGTTCGAACAGTTTGAAAGTATTATCAGTGAGTAGGAGAACCAGGTATTTAACACCCTCAATATACATCAATTGGGTACCATAGACATCATCCTTAGATTCCCAGATATCAGTGTTACTCTTAGATACCTTCTTGAACACATACCCAGGCTTAGGATTGTATTTATGAAAATCAGAACTCTTAGAGTAGTCAAACTCAGTTGTGGTATGACTAGTGTTTGTGTCAATAGAGTCAAGAGTAATGTCTGGTTTAGTAACCGATTTATCTTGATATTTTTCAGTAGGAGTAGATTCTTCAGTTTCAGGTTTAGTGGAGTCTTCAGGTTCAGTGGAGTCTTGAGGTTTAGTGGAGTCTTCAGATTTAGTGGAGTCTTCAGTAGGAGTAGTAACTGGAGTAGAGTCTTCAGTTTCTTCAGTTTCTGTTTGAGCGGAGTCTTCAGTCGTTTGTTCAGGTATTGTAGGGGTAGATTCTTCTTTGGACTCTTCAGTTTCGGTTTGAGTAGAGTCTTCAGAGTCTTCAGTAGGAGTAGATTCATCGGTGGTGGTGGGTTCTTCAGATTGAGGTTTAGTGGATTCTATTTCCTTTACATCATCAGACTGGTTCTTAACAAAGAAACTATTAGAGGCAAGTCCAAGTGAAAATGACTTTATATCTGAAAACATAGTATCGTCGGtatgtttccaaacatcATCAGCACCTAACTTCACCTTACGACAGTTGATTCCTTCTTTAAACGTGTAGGCATATGATAGATCTACTAAATCAACCTCAAAATCTGATGCAGTGATATCAGTTTCACCTTCACCAAAGAACATAAGTTTAGAGACATCATGCACATCAGAAGTTATATCCTTCCATGGCTGTCCTTTACCAGACTTATGGAGTAGTACAAAGTTGTCACTTTGTAGCAGAATGGCAAGATGTTTGGGTTTCTTACCTGAACCCATCAGTACTGCCTTGAGTCCGTGATCTTTTGGTTTGGCAGTCCATATCTCCAGGTCTTTTTTCACAATCTTGTTGAATGTCAAATTGGGCTTAGGAGTATATGTTCTAATATTTCCATTCTTCTTGAAATTGAACTGATCTGTATCCTTAGACTTACTGATGTCAAGAGTTACGGGAGTTATTGTATCAGTTGTTACAGCAGTTACCGGAGTAGGACTTGTAGTTGGAGGAGTACTTGGAGGAGTAGTTTCACTTTGTGAGGAAGGAGTACCTGTTCCACTTGATGGAGTTGTTCCACTTGAAGGAGTTGTTGGTTGTGATTCAGGAGTACTAGTAGGTTTAAAATTCAGTTCCTTAGTCTGATCAGATGAGTTCATGACACTGAAATTGTTTGAGGCAAGACCTAGTGAAAATGACTTTATTTCTGCAAAATTAGAATCATCTGTATGTTTCCAAATCTCGTCATCTCCTAACTTCACCTTCTTACAGCTGACTCCCGAATTGAATAGGTAAGTAAATGATAGATCAACAATACTAACTGAGTAATCAGACGACTTGATCTCAGCATCGTTATCACCAAAGAACTTAAGCTTCTTGACATCATGTCTGGAAGATGTGATATCTTTCCAATCATTACCATCCAGATTGAATAATGTGAACATATCATTTGTGAGGAGTATGACTAAATATTTACCATCATCCTTAGTCTTAGACATTACCAAGGTACCACATACATAATCTGTGGATTCCCAGAGAACAGTGGTGCCTTGAGATACCTTACTGAACAGGTGACCAGTCTTAACACTGTAAGTAACGACTCCATTCTGATCAGTGTATTCAAACTCATTAGTAGATTGAGTAGCATTGACATCAAAAGAGACCTTTATGTCTACTTGGTTTGAGTCAGATTCATTAAGGACAtagaaattattagaaataaGACCAAGTTGAAGTGACCTGATTTCAGAAAACTTAGGATCATCACTAGGTTTCCAAACATCACCTTCACCATACATGATCTTCTTACACTTCACTCCAGTATTAAACGTGAATTTATACGAGTAATCGACTATGGTTACTATGTAGTCCGAGGACTTGAGCTCAGTATCGTTCTCTCCAAGGAATTTAAGTTTGGTAATATCATGTCTATCAGAAGTTATATCCTTCCAAGTACCATCAGACTCTTGTTTGAATAGTGTGAACAACTTATTAGTCAATAGGACAACAAGGTATTTAACACCTTCCTTAGTCTTAGATACTACTAATGCACTATAGAAATCATCACTGGACTCCCAAATGTCAGTGGTACCTTTCATTACTTTACTAAATACGTGTCCAGTTTTAGCACCGTAAAAAATGACTCCATTAATTTCACTATACTCATACTGATTTGTGGTCTGAGTAGCGTTTATGTCAAGGGTGACCTTTATATCTACCTGCTTTGTCTGATCTTTAAGATTTGTGACAATGAACTGGTCTTTAGGAAGATCCAGATATAGACACTTGAGGTATCCGAACTCAGGATCATCAGTGTGTGACCACAGTAACTTATCATTGTATGTGATCTTAACACACTTGACACCATCTTTAAACTCATAGCCATATCTTGACTCGAATATTATTGGATCATAATCAGTATTAGTGAGTTCACGATAGTTGGATGTGCCTTCATCGAGGGAGTACATCTTGATATCTGAGAAATCACTCCTTTCCTGAGTGATGTCCTTCCATGGCTTATTCTTACCACACTTATGGAGTAGTACGAAGTTACCGCTTTGTAGCAGTAAGGCTAGATGTTTCTGATTCCTACCAGAACCCATGAGTACTGCCTTAAGTCCGTGATCATCTGGTTTGGCAGTCCATATATCATTGGATTTCTTTACAACCTTGTTGAATACATGGTTATCTTTAGGAGTGAATGTTCTAAAATTACCATCCTTCTTGAAATTGAACTGATCTGTATCCTTAGACTTACTGATGTCAAGAGTTACGGGAGTTATTGTATCAGTTGTTACAGCAGTTACCGGAGTAGGACTTGTAGCCGTAGAAGATGACCCAGAACTATTAGGTGTTGTAGGATTTGATTTTGATGGCTGAGATTCTACAAAATTCCATTGATTTAtgaatgtaatataatacagTAAATTTATGGTTATAATCCATTTTTTCATTCAGGATACAAATGTAAAGAAATTCTCATATTTTAGTCAGAGAACTTACCAATGGGGAAGAACATATTCTCAAATATAAACATTAAtaagaatttaataaaaataagtaaacaaaaatactgagaataataattatacctAACCAGTCTCTTTTGATACaaatctaaattaataattcaacTAAAATCGATATTATAACTAGTgcaaattatttattcaattaataatttatttatattcaactaataagatatttattcaaatgCCAATATACTTATGGTCTTTATATTACCTTTAGtaacatatttattcaatactACAATACTTATGCTATAGGATTACAATATTgattatattattcattgtaatattatattatattgatataataTCACAGAAATACTCAATCTACCTCTATAGCCTATTAGTAGCTCCATGTCACTACCACTAACACACACAGTATCTTTTTCAGTAGAAATTACAATCTAATACTAGTAACAGTCCTATAGTATCCTTAACATTTAGAGTACCTAATATATCTCTTAAATCTACAGTAAATATAACACTAACTAATGACAAAACATAACCATAATAATGGATACCAATGAATAATGTCAACATACATAATAATCGCTAAACCCAATATATACACCTAATATCTACTAACTCTAAGTAATCATATTACTTAATACTAAATTCaaaatatatactattaatatatatttataaacattttaCTAAATACTAGTGAACATATACATAACCATACATTAGTATACAATAGTATATATGGATTTGTTGTAGTGCCTATCAGTGAACTAAAGTGGAtttaaaatagttttaataggaaaataaatttatggtTTTATACATGTTCAAAAATcgtatataatttatgaattGTGCTAAAATTGATGTGGTCTAAATATCAGATTGGACGTTACAACCTTAATTCAAAGTCtagaattttataaatataactagTTCAACAATGTTAAGTATAAGACAAGATCAAACTATTATGAgagttttaataaatttagacAATCTACATACAATTCATAAAACAACTATTGTCAACTCctaatattagtagttaaaataagtatgtataatatattaaaataaaatcacATAAAGCCAAATAAGgctttaaatttatagataaatttattaaatagtaCACTGCATTTGAGGTTAGATCCAAATAATAGATCCTGAgattgaaattttatttataaaatagtGAATTTAAGATttatagtaattttaagcttcaattattaaatattaattaagttTTAAATATAGTACAAAAATGTGAGTTTCAGTTATGTTGGTGAATAAAGGTTAGATGCAAATTGTGAATTATCTGATGCAGAGCTTGAATAAGAGCCATAAGTAGAACACTAATAATGGAACCgagaattaaaataaaagcAGTGTTATTGAGTTTGTGATTATGAGAGTCCGTAGATTACTTTAAGACTTGGATTCACTATATTCCTTTGACTGTTCATAAGTCTTGGTAGATGTATGATACCGTAAGTGAAGTTGTGGTTCATCAGAGGTATAGGCCTCAGGGGTATAAACAGGATCAGTTTCATCTCCAGACTTTAAAATAAGCTTCCAATTATCAAAGTGCataaatactaataatgaGTCACCAGTCTCAATCATAAGAGATTTTATGGACAGGTTTATATAGACAGATTTGGCAGGAAGTCTGTTACCTTGAACACTCCAAAGAATGTTTTCCTTATACTTCAATTGGGAACAATTGGAATCGTCCTTGAAAGTAAAAACATAAGTAAACCAATCATGATATTTCATCATGTCAAATTGTTACAAAGTCACCTGTATCTTGATTATTGAAAACAGTGAAACCAGAAATAGGTTCAACTTTTAAAAAGTTGACCTCATTAGATTCAACAACAAATTTCTGTATCATGAGAGGTTCTTGATATGTGTGAGTCCATCCAGTGAGTTTGGCTGTAGGAAATTCATGCTCAATGCTATTAACATTAGCATTATACGCACCCACGGAATAGTCCTCTGTTTTAAGAATGTTGATGTCAATAACATCGAGATTGCCTTTAAGTTTCAAGTCAGAATCATTTTCTAAGTGGAAGGACCAAATAATTTCAGTGGCAGGAGTATCAACTTTAGCCTTTTTATTCCTATAAATCAATCCAACAGACAAACAGATGATTGAGATAGCTACAAATCCAACGACTAATGATGCGATAATAGAAACTTTTCCCATAAAGGTTGATAACCTAACTCAGTTGAGAATCATTTAATCagtttaatatacaatCAAGCTGTGATgaagtataaaattatctataaGCTTATTGTCAACAATATGCTTGAATGCAACTTGATTTATCGTTAAAATAACCGTTTTTGAATATGCGATGGGGAGATTCCTTTCTCAAAATGCTACAAGCATTTCCTCTCTATCTActttattgaataaattcCTTTATAATCATCTTATTTCTAATACCAATTTACTATGTTATTTTCATGCTAACATTTCTCCATACTCCTATTATACTAATCTATGGCTCTCTTACctattacacattaattatGTTACATCACcaaattatacattttttcTACACAAATTGATTCATTTACttttttgttttatattttaacaaaaattcATTACACATTCATTTTAATGCTTGTACATTCACTTCAATTCACATCAAAAACATCAAACTTATTTctttcatttattaacatttgaATCGCATATCAATAATCTAACACATCCAATCACTAGATCATTTGATAAACCAGATATTTTctttgaataaatttgtatgtATAATCAACCTtgtatttaatagtatattaaaaaccaattcataattaattaaacataCATTTATAAACCAGATTATACTTATATAGATACTTATGTTTTTATCTGGTTCTGTACAACGTTAAGTTATTTCCACATTTGCAACTAGTATCTGTCAACCCTGTGTTACCGTTATTATACCAACCGATcatctaaattaatataccaTACAAGTCATATCTAACTATACTCAATTGTGAACCATTGTATTAGTTTATGatattagatttaatttattaccaatttttaatttagtgattagttatttaagGGATTAGTTTGTGATTAGTATTATTGcttataataatttgttccACATAACTCCATATAGATACTACACTACGGTTTCTTTAACTTCTCATCTATATTCTTCATATGACCTTCTTACAATTTATACCTAAATACAAGACCTTCCTATTCATCCTTTCAACCACCTAGACAACTCTTATACACATCACTGATATTTGATACTAACAAACTGATATCTAATTTTggatatttatattaacattaatataatgaaaattaaataaatattatctaTTATTCCGGTTAAATCTGTAAACTCATAATTTCCAGATCCCCCATGGATCAAGCCTATACTAATTACTCAATGCAAAGATGTGTAATATACACATATggattaataattatattaatttattacacaCACTGCTCTGACAAACCAGATGATAAACTAGATGATAACGCAGATGATAACAACTTTGACACAGTTGTAAGAGAATTGGAAAGTCTAATTGAAGATCATGAAACTTCTGGCGATACTGTAGTTTCTGATAATATTTTGCTACATGGACTTGGACAGATTACTAGTCATGGATACATAGAACAGCCTACTGATGATCATACTCCTCCAGAGTATCAAAGTCCAGATGAATCTCCAGCTACTCAATATCAACCTACTCCACAGGatggaaaatattatttaatagaaCATGATCCTGGTAAAGATGGAAAATACAGATTAGTTCCAATTACTCATCTGGAATATATACCAGCTCATCCAGAACCACAGCCTAAGAATACTGAACCAGAATATCCTGGACCTTATCAACAGTATGGACCAGGATATCAACCAATACAACCTACACCTCAGTATCAACAGTATATACCTCAATATCAATCACAGTATTCAGGATATCAACCTCAACCATATTACCCTGAACCACATCAATATCAACAACCACAACCAATGCCACATATACAACCTACACAATCATATGTACCAGAACCAGCTGAACCACAGCCTAATCCTGTGGAGAAACTAGAATCTGAATCAGAATCTCCAgaagaagataattttgaGGTAACAGAAACAACTGTAGAAACTAATGAATCTGGAGTTCAAGGTATATTTGAAAAAGACTATGAACCAGTTGTTAGTCAACCAGAATCATTACTAACTGAAGATGAAACTACTGAAACGACTAAGCTTAATGAACCAAAACACCCACATCATAGTTATAAACATAATAGACCAACTCCACGTCATGGTAAAATAACTGAAACTATAGTTAAACCAGAACCAGAACCAGAACCAGAACCAGAACCAGAACAGGAACTAGAACCTATGAAACCTCTGAAACCAGGATATAAACAAGCTGATACTATTAGGGAAAAACCTGAACACagtaaaatatgtaaacaaattacttttattaaGAAAGATGAAATGGGAAATTTTGTtgaaatgaataattatgaTTTTGACATAGATTACGACGTAAAGGCTACgattaaatattcattcAAAACTAATCTAGAAATAGTCTATTGTGACGGTGAGATAGTTTATACTCATATTGGAACGGAATATGCTGtatcattaaaatacaGTAAATTTATAGGAACTTTCATTATTCAATTAACAACAGATTTTCTTTTAATCAGATATTTACATGACAGATGGTTAgtaaaaactaaaaaaattccagactttataaaaatactcaAAGAAGATGATCAAGGGAATTACATTGAACTGACTCCAAAACAATACAATATTGATATAACTTCAACTGgatcatttaaatatgatGTTGATTCATTAAATTGTACCAGAGTTGAATATTATAATGAACTAGTCTGGGATAAAAGGATTAAGAGAGGTCATCCTATGGCAATATGCTATGGTcctaaaataacatttatgATTTATTTCAAAGGATATGTTTGTTTTTATGAAAGAAGAaatggaaaattttatttaagaCACGTTAGAAATAATAGAACAAAGGGATACCCAAGATAAATGAATTCTCATCAAGAATATGACTAAATAATCTAATATTTCaatctaatattataatcTAATATTTCAATCTAACATTCATATTGTTCCTAATAAACAGttggtataaatttaaaaatggttTTGTTATAATTTCTCAAATCATAAAATCGATCTTaattcaatatattaaatttatgtttaattttttactaaactattttgtatatatttttcattaatactCAAGATGATTATACATCAGttacatttataataatattataattatatgatattgatatattttcaGATCCCCCACTgaatatacataattaatataatgaaaagtTACCGCTTAATAATTCACGTATTAATTTTCCTATTAATAGGATACTCTGGATGTTCAGATAAACCTACTAACACACAGGGTTCTAACTCTAGTGAAGATAATCTTCCAAAAATTGGAGGATTATCTTTAGTAGATTATAGTGATagtgatgatgaagataattttcAGGTAACAACTACTTCTGAAACTACTCAGACTGAAACTATAACTGAAGAA encodes:
- a CDS encoding SfiI-subtelomeric fragment related protein family member, putative (TapBAC24e05.p1k.cand.5 - score = 89.63), with the protein product MKKWIITINLLYYITFINQWNFVESQPSKSNPTTPNSSGSSSTATSPTPVTAVTTDTITPVTLDISKSKDTDQFNFKKDGNFRTFTPKDNHVFNKVVKKSNDIWTAKPDDHGLKAVLMGSGRNQKHLALLLQSGNFVLLHKCGKNKPWKDITQERSDFSDIKMYSLDEGTSNYRELTNTDYDPIIFESRYGYEFKDGVKCVKITYNDKLLWSHTDDPEFGYLKCLYLDLPKDQFIVTNLKDQTKQVDIKVTLDINATQTTNQYEYSEINGVIFYGAKTGHVFSKVMKGTTDIWESSDDFYSALVVSKTKEGVKYLVVLLTNKLFTLFKQESDGTWKDITSDRHDITKLKFLGENDTELKSSDYIVTIVDYSYKFTFNTGVKCKKIMYGEGDVWKPSDDPKFSEIRSLQLGLISNNFYVLNESDSNQVDIKVSFDVNATQSTNEFEYTDQNGVVTYSVKTGHLFSKVSQGTTVLWESTDYVCGTLVMSKTKDDGKYLVILLTNDMFTLFNLDGNDWKDITSSRHDVKKLKFFGDNDAEIKSSDYSVSIVDLSFTYLFNSGVSCKKVKLGDDEIWKHTDDSNFAEIKSFSLGLASNNFSVMNSSDQTKELNFKPTSTPESQPTTPSSGTTPSSGTGTPSSQSETTPPSTPPTTSPTPVTAVTTDTITPVTLDISKSKDTDQFNFKKNGNIRTYTPKPNLTFNKIVKKDLEIWTAKPKDHGLKAVLMGSGKKPKHLAILLQSDNFVLLHKSGKGQPWKDITSDVHDVSKLMFFGEGETDITASDFEVDLVDLSYAYTFKEGINCRKVKLGADDVWKHTDDTMFSDIKSFSLGLASNSFFVKNQSDDVKEIESTKPQSEEPTTTDESTPTEDSEDSTQTETEESKEESTPTIPEQTTEDSAQTETEETEDSTPVTTPTEDSTKSEDSTKPQDSTEPEDSTKPETEESTPTEKYQDKSVTKPDITLDSIDTNTSHTTTEFDYSKSSDFHKYNPKPGYVFKKVSKSNTDIWESKDDVYGTQLMYIEGVKYLVLLLTDNTFKLFELVGNEWKDVTSKRYDVTKLKFLNDNDTPLTKTDYTVTIVDFFYRLKFKDGIKCKKVLFGNAEVWKHSDDPKFSSLKSFSLGFVSNKFFVKNQSGHFKKLNFKPHPGSESTPASDLATTNLSFNGNTQSVAQS
- a CDS encoding uncharacterized protein (TapBAC24e05.p1k.cand.4 - score = 10.34;~SMART 1 transmembrane domain at aa 5-27;~1 probable transmembrane helix predicted for TA17560 by TMHMM2.0 at aa 5-27;~Signal anchor predicted for TA17560 by SignalP 2.0 HMM (Signal peptide probability 0.319, signal anchor probability 0.674) with cleavage site probability 0.117 between residues 25 and 26), which encodes MGKVSIIASLVVGFVAISIICLSVGLIYRNKKAKVDTPATEIIWSFHLENDSDLKLKGNLDVIDINILKTEDYSVGAYNANVNSIEHEFPTAKLTGWTHTYQEPLMIQKFVVESNEVNFLKVEPISGFTVFNNQDTGDFDDSNCSQLKYKENILWSVQGNRLPAKSVYINLSIKSLMIETGDSLLVFMHFDNWKLILKSGDETDPVYTPEAYTSDEPQLHLRYHTSTKTYEQSKEYSESKS
- a CDS encoding Theileria-specific sub-telomeric protein, SVSP family, putative (TapBAC24e05.p1k.C.cand.2 - score = 35.12;~SMART 1 transmembrane domain at aa 13-30;~1 probable transmembrane helix predicted for TA17555 by TMHMM2.0 at aa 13-30;~Signal anchor predicted for TA17555 by SignalP 2.0 HMM (Signal peptide probability 0.004, signal anchor probability 0.714) with cleavage site probability 0.004 between residues 30 and 31), giving the protein MDQAYTNYSMQRCVIYTYGLIIILIYYTHCSDKPDDKLDDNADDNNFDTVVRELESLIEDHETSGDTVVSDNILLHGLGQITSHGYIEQPTDDHTPPEYQSPDESPATQYQPTPQDGKYYLIEHDPGKDGKYRLVPITHLEYIPAHPEPQPKNTEPEYPGPYQQYGPGYQPIQPTPQYQQYIPQYQSQYSGYQPQPYYPEPHQYQQPQPMPHIQPTQSYVPEPAEPQPNPVEKLESESESPEEDNFEVTETTVETNESGVQGIFEKDYEPVVSQPESLLTEDETTETTKLNEPKHPHHSYKHNRPTPRHGKITETIVKPEPEPEPEPEPEQELEPMKPLKPGYKQADTIREKPEHSKICKQITFIKKDEMGNFVEMNNYDFDIDYDVKATIKYSFKTNLEIVYCDGEIVYTHIGTEYAVSLKYSKFIGTFIIQLTTDFLLIRYLHDRWLVKTKKIPDFIKILKEDDQGNYIELTPKQYNIDITSTGSFKYDVDSLNCTRVEYYNELVWDKRIKRGHPMAICYGPKITFMIYFKGYVCFYERRNGKFYLRHVRNNRTKGYPR